ATAATTTAATATGATATCTAAATAATTCAATAAAGGTTTATGTCTAAATTGGTGGATAATGATATATATTATTGCAACGAAAACAATGATGTATATATTTAGTTCTGTTGTAGTATTAAGAAAATTATTTAAGTAATTCATTGTGTAACCTCGTATAAGATTGTAAATTAAAAATTCATTCTCTCTTATTATAAAGGATAATGTCATAATTGGCGTTAGACTTTAGACTTACGTTAGTTAAACTAATTTTAATTTTTGTGAAGGAAATAATGTGTTAAAATAAAGCAAAATCATTTCGATATAAATGGGATAAGTATGATTCTTGTTAATTTTAATTTCACTAATATAATAATGATAAAAGATAGGAGATTCCTTTTATGACTGTTGAAGAAACAAGCAATACATCTAAAGTTGATATTTTAGGGGTCAATTTTGATAATACAACAATGTTACAGATGGTCGAAAACATTAAAACATTTTTTGCGCATCAATCAACAAATAATCTTTTTATAGTGACAGCTAACCCTGAAATAGTAAATTATGCGACAACACATCAAGCATATTTAGAATTAATTAATCGAGCAAGTTATATTGTTGCGGATGGGACAGGTGTAGTAAAAGCTTCACGTCGCTTGAATCGTTCATTATCTCAACGTATTCCAGGCATTGAGTTGATGGATGAATGTTTAAAAATTGCACATGTAAATCATCAAAAAGTATTTTTACTTGGCGCAACAAATGAAATTGTTGAAGCGGCGCAACATGCATTACAACTAAGATACCCAAATATTACTTTCGCGCACCACCATGGATATATTGATTTAGAAGATGAGACGGTGGTTAAGCGCATTAAATTATTTAAACCAGATTATATATTTGTAGGTATGGGATTCCCTAAACAAGAAGAGTGGATTATGACACATGAACAACAATTTGTTTCTACTGTTATGATGGGAGTTGGTGGTTCTTTAGAAGTGTTTGCAGGAGCTAAAAAGAGAGCGCCGTTTATCTTCAGAAAATTAAATATTGAGTGGGTGTATCGTGCATTAATTGATTGGAAACGAATTGGTAGGCTTAAGAGCATTCCAATATTTATGTATAAAATAGCAAAGGTAAAAAGAAAAAATAAAAAGATTAAGTAATCTTATAATAAAAAACAAGAACCGAGTATTTGCTGAAAGCATAATCTCGGTTCTTGTTTGTTTAT
This is a stretch of genomic DNA from Staphylococcus roterodami. It encodes these proteins:
- a CDS encoding WecB/TagA/CpsF family glycosyltransferase encodes the protein MTVEETSNTSKVDILGVNFDNTTMLQMVENIKTFFAHQSTNNLFIVTANPEIVNYATTHQAYLELINRASYIVADGTGVVKASRRLNRSLSQRIPGIELMDECLKIAHVNHQKVFLLGATNEIVEAAQHALQLRYPNITFAHHHGYIDLEDETVVKRIKLFKPDYIFVGMGFPKQEEWIMTHEQQFVSTVMMGVGGSLEVFAGAKKRAPFIFRKLNIEWVYRALIDWKRIGRLKSIPIFMYKIAKVKRKNKKIK